AGGTCACGCGAATCGCTCGCGGCTTGCCTATGGGCAGCGATCTCGACCTCGCAGACTCGACGACGCTCTCGAGGGCACTAGAAGGAAGGAGCGAACTCTAATTCGCAAAAGGCGAATTAGAGCTAAAATCCCAAATTCTAATATCTAAATCCTAAATAATACCAAAATTCAAAAAACAAAATACAAAATAACATCGGTGAGCAGAACGCCAAACTACATCACTTCAAATTTGCTGGTTTGAAATTCGAATTTTGATATTTATATTTGTTTAGTATTTCGGATTCAGTGCTTCGGATTTATCTGAGCGTCAGTGAAGAGTCTACCAGGTTGCTTTTCTAACGCCCGGTATCTCGCCCTTGAGAGCAAGCTCGCGGAAGCAGATACGGCACAAACCAAATTTACGGTAATAGGCACGTGCCCGGCCGCATCTGAAACAGCGATTATACTGTCGTGTTTTATGTTTTTGGGTTTTCTTTTGCTTGTTGATTAAAGCTAAAGTTGCCATTTAACTCCTTTACTTTTTCCTTTCAAAGGGCATGCCCATTCCTTCCAGTAGTGCAAGGGCATCTTCGTCTTTTTTTGCCGAAGTGACAATCGCGATATCCATGCCGAATACCTTTTTTATTTTATCATATTCGATCTCGGGGAATATGGTCTGTTCAGATAGCCCTACGTTATAGCTACCACGTCCATCAAAGGAATCTCTTGAGAATCCGCGGAAGTCTCTTATTCTTGGTGCGGCAAAGCTCACAAAGCGATCGAAGAATTCGTACATCCGGATTCCCCGGAGCGTG
The sequence above is drawn from the candidate division WOR-3 bacterium genome and encodes:
- a CDS encoding type Z 30S ribosomal protein S14, which translates into the protein MATLALINKQKKTQKHKTRQYNRCFRCGRARAYYRKFGLCRICFRELALKGEIPGVRKATW